The following proteins are co-located in the Myroides profundi genome:
- a CDS encoding OmpA family protein, which yields MKKLQLITLGFSLFGFMSMSAQKVEGRVFDKKTNNPIAEGEVTFFNDKGDRIATVYTSTDGAYVFEPKRMADIHKVSTAAKNYSKAEVLLNQMDNGVVANFGLTSVQETQNKSYATASGDYNTSRTSNQNYDSSTLPSFYYDFNSSYLNADNKASVDEIVSYMYNNGEARVRVHVYFDTRGNARYDEWLADRRADRVINYMIMKGISPSRLLKLVETVYQNVPPKEGSYRSGGSENRRCDFDLI from the coding sequence GTCTGCTCAGAAAGTAGAAGGTAGAGTATTTGATAAAAAAACAAATAATCCGATAGCAGAAGGAGAAGTAACGTTTTTTAATGATAAGGGTGATAGAATTGCTACAGTGTACACTTCTACAGATGGGGCTTATGTATTCGAGCCTAAGAGAATGGCAGACATTCATAAAGTATCTACAGCAGCAAAGAATTATAGTAAAGCAGAGGTTCTTTTGAATCAAATGGATAATGGTGTAGTAGCCAATTTTGGTTTAACGAGTGTACAAGAGACGCAAAATAAGAGCTATGCAACTGCGAGTGGGGATTATAATACATCTAGAACTTCTAATCAAAACTATGATAGTTCTACGTTGCCTTCTTTTTATTACGACTTTAATAGCTCTTATTTAAATGCTGATAATAAAGCATCTGTAGATGAGATAGTATCTTATATGTATAATAACGGAGAGGCTAGAGTAAGAGTGCACGTGTATTTTGATACTAGGGGTAATGCTAGATATGACGAATGGTTAGCTGATAGAAGAGCTGATAGAGTTATTAATTATATGATCATGAAAGGAATTTCTCCTTCAAGATTATTAAAATTAGTTGAAACTGTATACCAGAACGTACCACCTAAAGAAGGTAGTTATAGAAGTGGAGGATCAGAAAATAGAAGATGTGATTTTGACCTTATTTAA
- a CDS encoding phosphoribosylaminoimidazolesuccinocarboxamide synthase translates to MTLKYQGKTKDVYSLSNNQVLLKFKDDVTGEDGVFDPGANTVGLTIDGAGKSGLKMTKHFFEVLAQKNVPTHYVSADIEDVSMVVKEAIPFGKGLEVICRYRAVGSFFRRYGAYCTEGQPLDSFVEVTIKDDERADPTISDDALEMLGILSKEEYAILKSRTKEICQIIKDELATKNLELYDIKLEFGRDKATNDIILIDEISGGNMRVYKDNVYIAPLDLEKEFLK, encoded by the coding sequence ATGACATTAAAGTATCAAGGAAAGACTAAAGATGTATATAGTCTATCAAACAATCAAGTTCTTTTAAAGTTTAAAGATGATGTAACAGGAGAAGATGGTGTATTCGATCCAGGTGCTAATACAGTAGGATTAACGATCGATGGAGCAGGGAAGAGTGGACTAAAAATGACAAAACACTTCTTTGAAGTTTTAGCACAAAAAAATGTACCTACACATTATGTTTCTGCTGATATAGAGGATGTATCAATGGTTGTAAAAGAGGCTATACCTTTTGGAAAAGGATTAGAAGTAATCTGTCGCTATAGAGCGGTAGGAAGTTTCTTTAGAAGATATGGCGCTTATTGTACAGAGGGTCAACCATTAGATAGCTTCGTAGAAGTAACTATTAAAGATGATGAAAGAGCTGATCCAACTATTTCTGACGATGCATTAGAAATGTTAGGTATTTTATCAAAAGAAGAATATGCTATTTTAAAGTCTCGTACTAAAGAGATTTGCCAAATTATAAAGGATGAATTAGCTACTAAAAACTTAGAGCTATATGATATCAAATTAGAATTTGGAAGAGATAAAGCTACAAATGATATTATTTTAATAGACGAAATTTCTGGAGGTAATATGAGAGTGTATAAGGACAATGTCTATATCGCTCCATTAGACTTAGAAAAGGAGTTCTTAAAATAA
- a CDS encoding Sec-independent protein translocase subunit TatA/TatB — translation MVSTIIPLGGVAPSELIVVVAIALLLFGGKKIPELMKGLGTGIKEFKQATRETNTTNAIANENAQEPKSNVDSTNEPIK, via the coding sequence ATGGTTTCAACAATTATCCCATTAGGCGGAGTAGCTCCTTCTGAATTAATAGTTGTTGTTGCAATAGCTTTATTACTTTTTGGTGGAAAGAAAATTCCAGAATTAATGAAGGGACTTGGAACAGGAATTAAAGAATTCAAACAAGCTACAAGAGAAACAAATACAACTAATGCTATTGCAAATGAGAATGCTCAAGAGCCAAAAAGCAATGTTGATTCGACAAACGAACCTATTAAATAA
- a CDS encoding alanine racemase encodes MAYITLNQSKLKHNYNKLDTLFQEKEIHWAVVGKLLCGDETFLREVLALNPQQICDSRVSNLKMIKQIDPTVETIYIKPAPNGSIEEIIEYADISFNTELETIKLLSEEAQRQNTVHKIVIMVELGELREGVLREELIDFYSQVFNLPNIDIIGLGTNLTCMYGVLPNNDKLIQLTLFRDLLELKFKKQIPYLSGGASVTLPLILNETIPTAINHFRIGETLFMGTNAYDNVAYPDFEQNIFMLHAEIIELYEKPMMPEGEFGLKMTGEKVELAPEWENSVNYRAIIDLGLLDIEEDHITPTNAKQQFVGSSSDMMVMDLGDNPDNLKVGDTISFYMSYMGILRIMNSNYVEKRVIGKE; translated from the coding sequence ATGGCTTATATAACATTAAATCAAAGTAAATTAAAACATAATTACAACAAACTAGATACCTTATTTCAGGAGAAAGAGATACATTGGGCTGTTGTAGGTAAATTACTTTGTGGTGATGAGACCTTCCTTAGAGAGGTTTTAGCATTAAACCCTCAACAAATATGTGACTCTAGAGTTTCTAATTTAAAAATGATCAAACAAATTGATCCCACAGTAGAAACCATTTATATAAAACCTGCTCCTAATGGCAGTATCGAAGAGATTATTGAATATGCTGATATCAGTTTTAATACAGAACTAGAGACGATAAAACTTCTTTCAGAAGAAGCTCAACGTCAAAACACTGTACATAAAATTGTTATTATGGTAGAACTTGGCGAACTGAGAGAAGGTGTTCTAAGAGAAGAACTAATCGATTTCTATAGCCAAGTCTTTAACCTACCTAATATTGATATTATTGGGCTAGGAACTAATCTTACTTGTATGTATGGTGTATTACCTAATAATGATAAGTTAATACAGCTAACGCTATTTAGAGACTTACTAGAGCTTAAATTTAAAAAACAAATCCCCTATTTATCGGGAGGTGCATCTGTAACTCTTCCTTTAATATTAAATGAAACTATCCCAACTGCTATTAATCACTTTAGAATTGGAGAGACCTTATTTATGGGAACCAATGCCTATGACAATGTAGCTTATCCTGATTTTGAACAGAATATCTTTATGCTTCATGCCGAAATCATTGAGTTATATGAAAAACCAATGATGCCTGAAGGAGAATTCGGTCTAAAAATGACAGGAGAGAAAGTAGAATTAGCACCAGAATGGGAAAATAGCGTTAATTATCGCGCAATTATAGATCTCGGATTATTAGATATAGAAGAAGATCACATCACACCTACTAATGCGAAACAACAATTCGTTGGATCTAGTTCTGATATGATGGTTATGGATCTAGGAGATAATCCTGATAACTTAAAAGTAGGTGACACTATCTCATTCTATATGAGCTATATGGGGATTCTTAGAATTATGAATTCTAATTATGTTGAAAAAAGAGTAATTGGTAAAGAGTAA
- a CDS encoding GNAT family N-acetyltransferase has translation MLSIHKIDKHTSTNESQIKEYVDFLYLHLEQYGDEKQDIEKAIHYALSYDNKPGGFVLVAKNQDDKIAGITVLLDTLMGGFIPEHILVYIAIDSSVRGQGLGGQLIDKLKQEAHGSIALHVDKDNPAQNLYERKGFEKKYIEMRLTK, from the coding sequence ATGCTTTCAATTCATAAAATAGACAAACACACCTCTACAAACGAATCACAGATCAAAGAATATGTAGACTTTCTATACCTTCATTTAGAACAATATGGTGACGAAAAACAAGATATCGAAAAAGCAATTCACTACGCTCTTTCTTATGATAATAAACCAGGAGGGTTTGTATTAGTTGCCAAAAACCAAGATGATAAAATTGCTGGTATTACAGTCTTATTAGACACATTAATGGGAGGCTTCATTCCTGAGCATATTCTTGTCTATATCGCAATAGACTCAAGCGTACGTGGTCAAGGTTTAGGAGGCCAATTAATAGACAAACTAAAACAAGAAGCTCATGGATCTATCGCACTACATGTAGATAAAGACAATCCTGCTCAAAACTTATATGAAAGAAAAGGTTTTGAGAAAAAATACATAGAAATGAGATTAACAAAATAG
- a CDS encoding GNAT family N-acetyltransferase, whose product MIEIREAKTNQEIKEFVKFPFKLYKDNKYWVPSMIKEEIKSFDRNNDIFKTVDVHFYLAYKNNEIVGRVACCINWTEVKDLHKPKVRFGWLEMIDDIEVTKALIDTVIAFGKSQNMEYIEGPMGFSNMDKAGMLTKGFDYVATMIGLYNFEYYPKHMQQLGFTPEAEWIEYKLDISKFDKPKIDKMSSLVKTRYKVKVLEFKTIKELMPYVDEMFALLNKTYADLQSFVPIEPFQVEHYKKKYLQFIHPDYISCIMDENNKMIAFAITMPSFSRAFQKANGKLFPFGFWHLLQAIKKNSHAEFYLIGVDPEYRNKGVTAVIFEEIYKCFTKHNITFVETNPLLIENNKIQQLWKQLDPEIHKERKTYRLDIQ is encoded by the coding sequence ATGATTGAAATTAGAGAAGCTAAAACGAATCAAGAAATTAAAGAATTCGTTAAGTTCCCTTTTAAACTATATAAAGACAATAAGTACTGGGTTCCTTCTATGATCAAAGAAGAAATCAAAAGTTTTGATAGAAACAATGATATCTTCAAGACTGTAGATGTTCACTTTTACCTAGCTTATAAAAACAATGAAATCGTAGGACGAGTTGCTTGTTGCATCAACTGGACAGAAGTAAAAGATCTACACAAACCTAAAGTTCGCTTCGGATGGTTAGAAATGATTGATGATATAGAAGTGACCAAAGCTTTAATAGACACTGTGATCGCATTCGGAAAAAGTCAAAATATGGAATATATAGAAGGTCCTATGGGATTCTCTAATATGGATAAGGCAGGAATGCTAACTAAAGGATTTGACTATGTAGCCACTATGATAGGATTATACAACTTTGAGTATTATCCAAAACATATGCAGCAACTTGGTTTTACACCTGAGGCTGAATGGATTGAGTATAAACTCGATATTTCTAAATTCGACAAACCAAAAATAGACAAGATGTCTTCTCTTGTCAAGACGAGATATAAAGTCAAAGTATTAGAGTTTAAAACCATAAAAGAACTAATGCCTTATGTTGATGAGATGTTTGCTCTATTAAATAAGACTTATGCAGACTTACAAAGCTTTGTTCCTATAGAGCCGTTCCAAGTAGAGCATTATAAAAAGAAGTATTTACAGTTCATTCATCCAGACTATATCTCTTGTATTATGGATGAAAACAATAAAATGATTGCTTTTGCCATTACAATGCCTTCTTTTTCTAGAGCTTTTCAAAAGGCAAATGGAAAACTATTTCCTTTTGGTTTTTGGCATCTACTACAAGCGATTAAGAAAAACAGTCACGCAGAGTTCTATTTAATTGGTGTAGATCCAGAATATAGAAACAAAGGAGTTACTGCAGTAATTTTTGAAGAGATATACAAGTGTTTTACAAAGCACAATATCACATTCGTGGAAACTAATCCCCTATTGATTGAAAACAATAAGATTCAACAGTTGTGGAAACAATTAGATCCAGAGATTCACAAAGAACGCAAAACATATCGATTAGATATTCAATAA
- a CDS encoding spermidine synthase codes for MIKRILSYFTPIIEKKIPSKVSQQLEVTWIDGHLVVDTKHTNYSYGNLEKVLKNGLSFIGFEKIKNMDKVLILGLGAGGVLKTLRDEVKYLNAIDSVELDEAILFIGKKYFGIEQYSTNHTIHNIDAFEFVLRSKEQYDLIIIDIFQDAKMPDFLFERYFVEQIQKILNPKGFILFNTIVLTEEDENRNEQFYTLFPKENYSIRSYPKQQKYNVLLTIKKLQ; via the coding sequence ATGATAAAGAGAATCCTAAGTTACTTTACTCCTATTATAGAAAAGAAAATCCCCTCAAAAGTTAGTCAGCAATTAGAAGTGACCTGGATAGATGGTCATCTCGTAGTAGACACCAAGCATACTAACTACTCTTATGGAAATTTAGAAAAGGTATTAAAGAATGGCCTCAGTTTTATTGGTTTTGAAAAAATCAAGAATATGGACAAGGTGCTTATCCTTGGTCTAGGTGCAGGCGGAGTTTTAAAAACACTAAGAGATGAGGTGAAATACCTTAACGCTATTGATAGTGTTGAACTAGATGAAGCTATTTTATTTATTGGGAAAAAATACTTTGGTATCGAGCAATACAGTACAAACCATACTATTCACAATATAGATGCTTTTGAATTTGTCTTGCGTTCTAAAGAACAGTATGATTTAATCATCATAGATATCTTCCAAGATGCTAAAATGCCAGACTTCTTATTTGAACGATATTTTGTAGAGCAAATACAAAAAATATTGAATCCCAAAGGCTTTATCTTATTTAATACCATTGTATTGACAGAAGAAGATGAAAATCGAAATGAACAGTTTTATACTTTATTTCCTAAAGAAAACTATTCTATCCGTTCTTATCCTAAACAACAAAAATACAATGTACTCCTTACGATAAAGAAACTACAATAG
- a CDS encoding helix-turn-helix domain-containing protein gives MDNFVNRLEFILHNYDYSASSFADKVGVQRSSLSHLLSGRNKPSLDFILKINDAFPELSLEWLIKGTGNYLEKDNTTTITKIIQTPPSTPMTTPYSTDLFSSEKEEEITPSFSEKKESKVSEKMDQIQEPKQENSTENILPPFPFGTNKGDIEQVVIFYKDGTFSQFKPREF, from the coding sequence ATGGATAACTTTGTAAACAGACTTGAATTTATACTTCACAACTATGACTACTCTGCCTCTTCTTTTGCAGACAAAGTTGGTGTGCAAAGATCTAGTTTATCTCATCTTTTGTCAGGTAGAAACAAACCTAGTTTAGACTTTATTTTAAAAATAAATGACGCTTTTCCTGAGCTAAGTTTGGAATGGTTAATCAAAGGAACAGGTAATTATTTAGAGAAAGACAATACCACTACTATCACTAAAATAATCCAAACTCCTCCTTCTACTCCAATGACCACTCCTTACTCAACTGATCTTTTTTCTAGTGAAAAAGAGGAAGAAATCACCCCTTCTTTTTCAGAAAAAAAGGAGAGTAAAGTCTCTGAAAAAATGGATCAAATTCAAGAACCAAAACAAGAAAATAGCACTGAGAATATTCTCCCTCCTTTTCCCTTTGGAACAAATAAAGGAGACATAGAACAAGTGGTTATTTTTTATAAAGACGGAACATTTAGTCAGTTTAAACCACGCGAATTTTAA
- a CDS encoding M14 family metallopeptidase, producing the protein MFFKLFTDVKDKLFTFVTSYNNQGMDYNFLVENYTNKCVSGRYVTADMISDFLNDLNQKFKVEEKGKSVEGRSIKTVTWGVGTTRIFMWSQMHGNESTTTKAVLDFLHLLNQEKESFIKEWYAKFTFYIVPILNPDGAHYYTRVNANQVDLNRDSINLTQPESRLLRTLLEEYKPDYAFNLHDQRTIFGVGETGKPATISFLAPSYNEEREVNDNRLEAIRLIVAMNEELQKVIPGQVGRFDDGFNINCIGDYCQAQGIPTILFEAGHYQGDYDREYSSNIVFRSLLISVSALINKNYTDNTIESYISIPENHKNFNDIAIEGVTLKETGEDYIVKIQYLEQLESNNVKFYPIIVDIIKKESKFVHHRVKENLFFLESIKNTEDAIDKILTDVVELGGREVNYLLKK; encoded by the coding sequence ATGTTCTTTAAATTGTTTACAGATGTAAAAGATAAGTTATTTACATTTGTAACATCATATAATAATCAAGGGATGGACTATAACTTTTTAGTAGAAAACTATACGAATAAATGTGTGTCAGGTAGATATGTGACAGCTGACATGATTAGTGATTTTTTAAATGACTTAAACCAAAAGTTCAAGGTTGAGGAGAAAGGAAAATCAGTAGAAGGGAGGTCGATAAAAACAGTAACTTGGGGTGTGGGTACTACACGTATTTTTATGTGGTCTCAGATGCACGGAAATGAATCTACAACAACAAAAGCAGTACTGGATTTTCTTCATTTACTTAATCAAGAAAAAGAGAGTTTTATTAAAGAGTGGTATGCTAAGTTTACCTTTTATATAGTTCCTATTTTAAACCCTGATGGAGCACATTATTATACTCGTGTAAATGCAAATCAAGTTGACCTTAATAGAGACTCTATTAACCTTACTCAACCAGAAAGTAGATTACTTAGAACCTTGTTAGAAGAGTATAAGCCAGACTATGCTTTTAACTTACATGATCAACGAACTATATTTGGTGTAGGAGAGACAGGTAAGCCTGCTACAATATCTTTTTTAGCACCTTCTTATAATGAGGAGAGAGAAGTTAATGATAATCGTTTAGAAGCAATCAGATTAATCGTAGCGATGAATGAAGAGCTTCAAAAGGTTATTCCTGGACAGGTAGGAAGGTTTGATGATGGTTTTAATATAAATTGTATTGGTGATTATTGCCAAGCACAAGGAATACCTACTATATTATTTGAAGCAGGACATTATCAGGGGGATTATGATAGAGAATATAGTAGTAATATTGTTTTTAGGAGTCTTTTAATATCGGTTTCCGCGTTGATTAATAAAAATTACACAGATAATACAATAGAATCATATATAAGTATACCAGAAAATCATAAAAACTTTAATGATATTGCAATTGAGGGGGTTACATTAAAAGAAACTGGAGAAGATTATATTGTGAAAATTCAATATTTAGAGCAATTAGAAAGTAATAATGTTAAATTTTATCCCATTATTGTTGATATTATTAAAAAAGAAAGTAAATTTGTCCATCATCGTGTCAAGGAAAACTTGTTTTTCTTAGAGAGTATTAAAAATACAGAAGATGCGATAGATAAAATATTAACTGATGTTGTAGAGTTAGGTGGGCGAGAGGTTAATTATTTATTAAAAAAATAA
- a CDS encoding Lrp/AsnC family transcriptional regulator: MSKFRLDEIDHQILDMLIDNTRVPFTDIAKKLLISAGTVHVRVKKMEDAGIIQGSSLTLDYEKLGYAFIAYIGIFLHNTSQTKFVLERINEIPFVTVAHVTTGKFNVFCKIRAKNTRHAKEVIYMIDDIEGVYRTESMISLEESINDKKRLMHTIFKEL, encoded by the coding sequence ATGAGTAAATTTCGTTTAGATGAAATCGATCACCAAATCTTAGATATGTTGATTGACAATACGAGAGTTCCTTTCACTGATATAGCAAAAAAACTATTAATCTCAGCAGGTACTGTTCACGTTCGTGTTAAGAAAATGGAAGATGCAGGTATTATCCAAGGATCTTCTTTAACATTAGATTACGAAAAATTAGGATATGCTTTTATTGCATACATTGGAATCTTTTTACATAATACTTCACAAACTAAGTTTGTATTAGAGCGTATTAATGAAATTCCTTTCGTAACAGTAGCTCACGTTACTACAGGTAAATTTAATGTTTTCTGTAAAATTAGAGCAAAAAATACACGTCACGCAAAAGAAGTTATTTATATGATTGATGACATTGAAGGAGTTTACAGAACTGAATCAATGATTTCTTTAGAAGAAAGTATCAATGATAAAAAACGTTTAATGCACACTATCTTTAAAGAATTATAA
- a CDS encoding metal-dependent hydrolase, translating into MDSLTQIVLGAAVGNAIIGRKIGNRAVLYGAIAGTIPDLDILAMFFTDPITAVELHRGFTHSILFACFGAILFGYLLYYIEKKNKVTYEEGFWLFFWGFFTHALLDMFTTWGTRLFWPLDYSFAFKSIFVIDPLYTLPFAYFLIRSMREKSNLDKRMYYNRMGFYVSSFYLFVTLTLKAFAFYSFTDALDRQGIKYTEMSVKPTVMNTILWNAIVETDSSFLIGEYSFFDKSPITFQEFPKNHTLIKSLETHPLIVRLVKISEGYYTFSEKKDEIYFNDLRFGLLKNEGEEVQFAFSYRFYLDDKGELQVEEVKKERKDGLLLLKKLWTRIWGI; encoded by the coding sequence ATGGACTCGTTAACTCAAATTGTACTAGGAGCAGCTGTTGGGAATGCTATTATCGGACGTAAGATAGGCAATAGAGCAGTTTTATATGGAGCGATAGCAGGCACGATACCTGACTTAGACATTTTAGCTATGTTCTTTACAGATCCTATAACTGCTGTAGAATTGCATCGTGGATTCACACACTCTATTCTATTTGCTTGTTTCGGAGCCATATTATTTGGGTATTTACTTTATTATATAGAAAAGAAGAATAAAGTAACCTATGAGGAGGGGTTTTGGCTTTTCTTCTGGGGGTTCTTTACTCACGCTCTTTTAGATATGTTTACCACATGGGGCACACGACTGTTTTGGCCTCTTGATTATTCTTTTGCGTTCAAGTCTATTTTTGTGATAGATCCGTTATATACTTTACCTTTTGCTTATTTCCTAATACGTTCGATGCGAGAAAAGTCAAATCTGGATAAAAGGATGTATTATAATAGAATGGGGTTCTATGTGAGTTCATTCTATCTATTTGTGACATTGACATTAAAAGCGTTTGCTTTTTATAGCTTTACGGATGCATTAGACCGTCAAGGAATTAAGTATACAGAAATGTCTGTAAAGCCTACAGTGATGAATACGATACTGTGGAATGCAATAGTAGAAACAGACAGCTCTTTCTTAATAGGGGAGTATTCTTTCTTTGACAAATCTCCTATTACTTTCCAGGAGTTTCCTAAAAACCACACATTGATAAAGTCTCTAGAGACTCATCCACTTATTGTTAGATTGGTAAAGATTAGTGAAGGATATTATACTTTCTCTGAAAAGAAGGATGAAATCTATTTTAATGACTTGCGCTTTGGTTTACTGAAAAATGAAGGTGAAGAAGTACAGTTTGCTTTTAGTTATAGATTCTATTTAGATGATAAAGGAGAATTACAAGTAGAAGAGGTAAAAAAGGAACGTAAAGACGGTTTACTCTTGCTAAAGAAATTGTGGACTAGAATATGGGGTATTTAG
- the kynU gene encoding kynureninase: protein MANKDFQPGIEQAKALDKADVLHKFRERFFPLADNKIYMDGNSLGLASKDAEQALLQVMEVWKNEGILIWNVENGHYFNYGKNLGNRVGRLINAEENEVMITANTTLNIHQVIATFWKPTKERYKILVDDLNFPTDRYAVDSQIALKGMKVEEVLKVVESADGVFIDEDAVIEAMTPDVAIILLPSVLYRSAQLLDMERLTKEAHKRGIYIGFDLCHSIGAVAHDFEVIQPDFAIWCNYKYLSAGPGSTAGIYVNKKHFNKTVGLAGWFGNKDETQFQLNHEFEQAADITAFQTGTPNIFSMAPLEGVLNIYEKAGMKHIRAKSLNLTAYMMYLIDSHLKVYGYTYNNETEDHKRGGHVALVHDEAYRICLALKHHNIIPDYREPNVIRLAPIALYNSYEEVYTLIEVLEVIGQGQQWNNFSNERAIVV, encoded by the coding sequence ATGGCAAATAAAGATTTTCAACCAGGTATAGAACAAGCGAAAGCACTTGATAAAGCAGATGTATTACATAAATTTAGAGAGAGATTCTTCCCTTTAGCAGATAATAAGATCTATATGGATGGTAATTCTCTAGGACTAGCTTCTAAAGATGCAGAACAGGCTTTACTTCAAGTAATGGAGGTCTGGAAGAACGAAGGTATTCTAATCTGGAATGTAGAGAACGGACATTATTTTAATTATGGCAAAAACCTAGGTAATAGAGTAGGGCGTTTAATTAATGCAGAGGAGAATGAGGTAATGATCACAGCTAATACAACGCTTAATATACACCAAGTGATCGCTACGTTTTGGAAACCAACTAAAGAACGCTATAAAATACTAGTAGATGATCTAAACTTCCCTACAGATAGATATGCTGTAGATAGTCAGATAGCACTAAAAGGCATGAAGGTAGAGGAAGTTCTAAAAGTTGTGGAAAGTGCAGATGGAGTGTTTATTGATGAGGACGCAGTGATAGAAGCGATGACTCCAGATGTGGCTATTATCTTATTGCCGTCAGTCTTATATAGAAGTGCTCAACTTTTAGATATGGAGAGACTGACTAAAGAAGCGCATAAACGCGGTATTTATATCGGCTTCGACCTATGTCATTCTATTGGAGCAGTAGCGCATGATTTTGAGGTTATTCAACCTGATTTTGCTATCTGGTGTAATTATAAGTATCTATCAGCTGGCCCTGGTTCTACAGCAGGAATTTATGTGAACAAAAAACACTTTAATAAGACTGTAGGATTAGCGGGGTGGTTTGGAAATAAAGACGAAACGCAGTTTCAGTTAAACCATGAGTTTGAACAAGCTGCGGATATAACAGCATTTCAGACAGGTACGCCTAATATCTTTTCGATGGCACCATTAGAAGGGGTATTAAATATTTATGAAAAGGCAGGGATGAAGCATATTCGAGCTAAATCTCTAAATTTAACTGCTTATATGATGTACCTAATTGATAGTCACCTTAAGGTATACGGGTACACCTATAATAACGAAACAGAAGATCATAAACGTGGAGGGCATGTAGCTTTAGTACATGATGAAGCTTATAGAATTTGTTTAGCATTAAAACATCATAATATTATTCCTGATTATAGAGAGCCTAATGTAATTCGTCTTGCCCCTATAGCCTTGTATAATTCATATGAAGAAGTCTATACATTGATCGAAGTATTAGAAGTAATCGGGCAAGGCCAGCAATGGAATAACTTTAGTAATGAAAGAGCAATAGTGGTTTAA